From a region of the Arachis ipaensis cultivar K30076 chromosome B09, Araip1.1, whole genome shotgun sequence genome:
- the LOC107615735 gene encoding methyltransferase-like protein 5: FVLALIRHVLSIDIDPESLEIASLNAEELEVDMDFIQSNVMDLRWRGQIVHTVIMNPPFGTRKKGADLDFLNVALKVASQAVYSLHKSSTREHVKRTALRDFNASNVEVLCELRYDLSKLYKFHKKKEVDIAVDLWRFVPGKHQS, from the exons TTTGTGTTAGCATTGATCAGACATGTTCTCAGCATTGACATTGATCCAGAATCTCTTGAAATAGCATCTCTTAATGCTGAGGAACTTGAG GTGGATATGGATTTTATTCAGTCTAATGTCATGGACTTGAGGTGGAGAG GCCAAATTGTTCATACAGTTATCATGAATCCTCCTTTTGGAACTCGGAAAAAGGGCGCAGATTTGGACTTTCTCAATGTTGCTTTGAAG GTTGCTTCTCAAGCTGTTTATTCATTGCATAAGAGTTCCACAAGAGAG CATGTAAAACGAACAGCTTTAAGAGATTTCAACGCTAGCAATGTAGAAGTTCTATGTGAG CTTCGATATGATCTGTCGAAACTGTACAAATTTCATAAGAAGAAAGAGGTAGACATTGCTGTTGACCTCTGGCGTTTCGTACCAGGAAAGCATCAAAGCTAA